A stretch of DNA from Spirosoma endbachense:
CGCCGAACGGCCATTTTTATGGCTTTGGCAAAGGCTTTAAAAATAGCTTCGATCTTATGATGTTCGTTATCGCCTTCTACCTTCACATTTAGATTACAGAGCGCCGTATCGGAAAATGACTTGAAAAAATGATAGAACATTTCGGTAGGCATATCGCCGATCTTCTCACGCCGGAATGTAGCGTCCCAAACAAGCCAGGGACGACCCGAAAAGTCAATGGCGACCTGAGCAAGTGCCTCATCCATAGGCAATAGAAAACCATAGCGGCTAATTCCCCGTTTGTCGCCCAGGGCACGCCGATAGGCTTCACCGAGCGCCAGAGCGGTATCTTCAATGGTGTGATGTTCATCAATGTGCAAATCGCCCTGTACTCGAATGGTCAGGTCGGCACCCGAATGCTTGGCTACCTGATCGAGCATATGGTCGAAGAAGCCGAGACCTGTATGAACGTTGGCCTGACCACGACCATCGAGATTGAGGTCTACACGAATCTGCGTTTCTTTCGTATTCCGCTCGACGGTGGCCGTGCGGGCGGGTAAACGCAGAAATTCGTAGATCTTATCCCAATCGTCGGTCGAGAAGGCAATGGCGTTCTGCATCGCATCGGTCAACCCCGACACATCAGCCGCCTGCACGGTTGGTAAGCCGTTGGGTGGTAGAAACAGAATTGCTTTTGCCCCGAGATTGATCGCTAACTGCACGTCGGTCAGGCGGTCGCCGATAACGTAACTGTTGGCCAGATCATAGGCGTCGCTAAAATACTGGGTCAACATCCCCGTTCCGGGCTTACGGGTAAGCGAGTTGTCGCGCGGGAAATGCCTGTCGATGTGGACAGCATCAAACGAAATATTTTCGCTCTCAAACGTAGAAAGCATTTTGTTGTGAGCAGGCCAGAAAGTATCTTCGGGGAAAGAGTCGGTGCCGAGACCATCCTGATTGGTAACCATAACCAACTCATAATCGGTTTCTTCGGCGATCTTACGCATGGCCGAAATCGCTTTAGGAATATAATCGAGTTTGGCTAATGAATCGACCTGCTGATCGGGCTGGGGCTCAATAATGAGCGTCCCATCACGGTCGATGAACAATATTTTTCGCATAAAAAGAATATCTGATCGACAAAGATACCTTACCAACCGTATTGTAAGCGAAAACGTATTAATTTTGCAACGTCTTAGCGTATTCCGATTTAATACTGTAAGTAGGATTTCTGTAGTGTCCCTCCGGTTGTTTATACGTTTAAAGTCCGATCAGTTCGTAACTCGCTTTACCGTAGAGAAATAAATATCTATCCCATCAAAGAATAAGATAAGGTTAAAAGTGCATTTCGTACCATACATATATTACAAATAAAGTTATGCCAACAGCAGCATCAAGATTGACCCGTATAGGGGTTTTTTATGACGGTAACTATTTTTTACACGTAAGCAATTATTATAATTACTCTCACGAACGGCGCAGCCGGATTAGTATTTCAGGTTTACACGCATTTATACGGCGGCAGGTTGCCGAAGAAGAAGGGGTCAATGAGCGTTTATGCCAAATTGTTGATGCACACTATTTTAGAGGTCGGCTAAATGCCCACGAGGCTAATCAGCGGGGTAATCAATTATTTTACGATCGGTTGTTTGATGACATTCTAATGTCGGAGGGCGTCGTTACGCATTACCTGCCTGTAAAAACCTACCAGGGCTATCGGCAGGAAAAAGGTATCGATGTGTGGCTGGCACTCGAAGCTTTCGAATTAGCTCAGTATAAGAAATTCGATGTCGTTGTCCTTATTACATCCGATGGGGATTATGTACCACTGATTCGTAAACTCAATACCCTCGGCTCGCGCATCATGGTGTTAAGCTGGGATTTCGAGTTTTTGAACGAACAGGGCGAAAAGCAGGTGACTCGTACGTCGCAGGACTTATTGGAGGAAGTCTCTTATCCAGTTGCGATGCACGGCATGATTGACGACCGGAGCCGTAGAAACGATCTGGTTATTCAGAACCTGTTCGTGAAACAACAGCAACAGGCGCGACCAACCTTTACTGCTGTGGCTGCTGCGAGCAATGGAGGAAGTTACAGTAGTAGTTTCGGGAACGGGTTCTCGGCTTCCGGTAATGGCTATGATGAATACCCGCATTCTGATGAGCCCAATTATAACGTTGCCGATACGGTAGACGATGATCCGGAAGGCCGTAAAATCAGTACGATCCGGAGTTTAAAAACGGGTTACGGTTTTATAAATTATCCGCCAAACAACCTGTTTTTTCATTATACAAGCCTTATAGATACTGATTTCAACGAATTACAGGTAGACGACGACGTTGAGTTTACAATTGGCCAGAACGCCGAAGGTAAAGATATTGCTGTTGATGTACGGATGCTGCGTCCCTAAGCATGAACAGTAAGCGTGTATTCGTTACTGATTTACCGGCTTTCCGCTGGCAGGCATTGACATGGGCCATAACCCGGCAGACGCGCGAGGACGCTTTCGTTGCTTTTCTTACAAATAACGATATTTCTTACCCGAATGACCCGTTTCCGAACCGACTGTTTGTTGGGGCGAAACGGGTCATTTCGCTATCGGGTAAAGACACATTTCAGGAATTATATGACGCTCATTGCGCCCGGCCCGGCTTTTTGGTAGGCTATTTCGGGTATGATGTAAAAAATGAGCTCGAAGCGCTAAACAGCCGTAATCCGGATCGGCTGGGATTCCCGAACGCCTACTTTGTTGAGCCAGAGTGGGTAATCGACTTTCTGGAGAATGAAGTAATCGTGTGGGGAGAAGGTGACGCAGATGCGCTTATGCATGCGATTTCCCTTACTCCTCCATCAGATCGATGGGGTAGTGCCGTGACTACGATAACGTGCCGTGTTACCCCCGACGAATACCAGGCCAATGTCCGCCAGATACAACAGCATATTCTGGCAGGTGATGTCTATGAGTTAAATTATTGCATCGAATTTTTTGCCGAACACGTCGACATCGACCCCCTGACCGTATACCAGGCGTTGAATGAGCGGTCGCCAATGCCGTTTTCGAGCTTCCTCAAACTTGGTGATCGGTATGTAATGGGTGCTTCGCCAGAGCGGTTTTTGAAGAAAGAAGGCCAAACGGTTTTATCGCAGCCAATAAAAGGCACGATTCGGCGCGGAAAAACGCCGGATGAAGACACCCGACTTCGCGCTGAATTATTGAATTCGGAAAAAGAGCGGGCCGAAAATCTAATGATCGTTGATCTGGTTCGCAATGACCTGGCCCGGAGTGCCCAAACGGGTTCTGTGCACGTAGTCGAGCTCTTTGGGATATACGGTTTTCAGCAGGTGTATCAGATGATATCGACCGTTTCGGCAACGTTACGAGATACGGTCACTTGGGCCGATGCGATTCGTCATGCTTTTCCGATGGGCAGTATGACCGGAGCGCCTAAAATCCGGGCAATGGAATTGATCGACGAACTAGAGGTTAGCCGGCGGGGTGTTTATTCTGGAGCAATTGGGTTCATCACGCCCGATGGCGACTTTGACTTCAATGTTGTTATCCGTACGCTGCTTTATGACTCACAAAGTCAATATGCATCCTTCTCTGTCGGAAGCGCTATCACCTACGATGCTGACCCCGAGCAGGAATGGGAAGAGTGTCTGCTAAAGGCGCGGGCTATTCGGGAAGTGCTGGAACGATCTTTTCAGTAAGTAATCCTCAGGCATCAGGCAAATCATCAACGAATGTTCACAGACTGAGCCTGGCCAGCTGAAAACTGCATACCGTTTAAAATATAATTGGCTTTTCGGTGTGGAATTCGTCCGCTTTTCTAGTCTTCTTCTGTAAGCGAAGCAACATTTTCTAATCAGATACGCTCATTATGAGCGAGGTCGACCGTTTGTTAAATTTACTACTATAAATTTAGTTAAAAAACGTTAACCTTGTAACCAACTTGTTCGGTTCCGATTATTTTTGCTTCTGATACACCGATCACCCTTTACCTATTCGCGAATGAAAAACCTCTTCATGCTGGCTGTGCTATGCCTGTTTACGGCTGCACTTTATGCCCAGACGGGCTCCCCTCGATTTACGTTACAGGGGCGAGCCGTTGACACCGCAGCGGCTCCACTGGCTTCTTCTACGGTTATGTTGCTAAATCCTAAAGACTCGTCGCTGGTCAATTTTACCAGAACTGATGAAAAGGGAGCTTTCATATTCAAGAATCTGAAGACTGGTAATTACGTTCTGAAAATTTCATTCGTCGGATTTATCCCTTACAACCAGGTTATCAAATCGGGCGGTGAAGCCCTGATTGATCTTGGGCTTTTGAAGCTAAAGCCAATTACGAGAGAGCTGATGGAGGTTGTTGTCAGAACAGCTAAGGCTCCACTAACGATAAAGGGCGATACTATCGAGTATAACGCCAGTTCGTTTAAAGTGCCCCCCGGATCGACTGTTGAGGATTTGCTGCGTAAACTGCCCGGTGTACAGATCGATCAGGACGGAAATATTCGCGCTCAGGGGCAGGAGGTGAAGCGGGTTACCGTAGATGGAAAGAATTTCTTCGGCAATGACCCCAAACAGGCTACTAAAAACTTACAGGCCGAATCGATTTCAAAAGTGCAGGTCTTCAATGATAAAACAGAGCAGGCTAAATTAACCGGCGTTGACGATGGGAAGAAAGAAAAAACGGTTAATCTGGAACTGAAAGAAGAGTTTAAGAAAGGCGGTTTCGGAAAAGTAACTGCCAGTGCCGGGCCTGCTTCCAATGATATACCGGCGCGGGGCGAAATCAAGGGGAGCTACAATAAATTCAATGCTAAAAATCAGTTTTCGCTGGTTGGACTGGGTAATAATACGAACCAGCAGGGATTGTCGTATAATGATTATCAGGATTTTAGAGGTAGTAATTCATATAACGGGAATCAAAATGCTGACTTTGGGTTTAGTGGGGGCAACTTCTTTTACTATTCCGATAGTGGCGATGAAGGTTTGGGCATTCCAGTAAGCGGTCGGCAGGGGACTGGTTTTTCTAATAATGTGGCTGGTGGAATCAACTATAATTATGATACGAAGAAAAAGAAATTCAGCAGCAGCTACTATTATAACCAGACACGGCTTGACTTAAGCGCCCTCCGAAATCAGACATACTACCTGCCGCAGGGCCAATATCAGATCAATGAAACCAGTAATCAGCTAAATTTTAACGGAAACCATCGGGTCAGTTTACGGTATGAGACCCAATTGGATTCGGTCAATACGTTGGTTTTTATTAACAACAGCCGGTTAGGTAATGGTAACGCCAACCTCGACAGAATCCAGGATTTGGATCGTAATAACGGTGTAACGACTCAAAATACGACCAAAAATGCCAGTACACAACGCCAGATTGCTTCGTCTAGCTCATTGATCTATCGGCTGAAAATGAAAAAGAAAGGCAGAAGTTTTGCCGCCAGCGCTACCTACGAAATTAATACCAACGACGCCAATTTGAAACTGGACGCCAGCAATCAATTCTCACAACCAACAAGCGTCAACGAAACCTTGCGGCTTATTCGTCAGGATCAGGGGACCAATAGCCACCGCAGCGAGTACAAAGCCAGCCTGCAATATGTGGAGCCATTTGCCAAAAAGTTTTTTTGGGAAACATTCTACAATTTTAGCCTACGCTATGACGAAGTTGATCGGGATGTGATTGACCGGGGCGAAAACAACAGCGATCGGGTCCGAAACGACTCATTGAGCCTGTATTATAAGAATAATTACATCTATAATCGCCTTGGAAGCAGTATTCGCTATACGTTTAAAGGGTTGAATATATCGGGTGGACTGGCTGTGCAGCGCTTTACACTGAATGGACAATTTGCCCGTGATCAAACGTCTCCATTACTCGGGGAAATCAATCGTGTGTTCACTACGGTTATTCCGAACGTAAACCTGAATTATGATCTGAAAAATAACCGGTATCTCTACGGTGGTTATAATGTTAGTGTACAGATACCAACATCCCGCGATTTGCAACCGGTGACGAATAATAGTAATCCGTTATTCATCAATAAGGGAAACCCGAATCTGTTGCCGCAGTTAGGGCATAACCTGAACATTGGGTTCAATTATTTCAATCCGGGGAGTTTCATTAACCTCTATATTGGCGTGAACGGCACCCAGTATGTTAATCAGATCGTATATAGCCGAAATACGGACGCGCAAACGCTTATTACGACTATTCAGCCCGAAAATCTGTCGGGCGGGCGTATGATTGGATCATATCTGGGTTTTGGTTTTCCGCTCAAAAAAACCAAAGCAACGCTGGACCTGAATGCGAACCTGAATTTTAGTACAAACCCAGCCACTATTAACAATGTAACGAATGAGACACGGGGTCAGAACTATGGCTTCGGAACCCGTCTTAGTCTGACGCCCACCGATTGGCTGACATTCTACGGTAATGCCAATATCGGTATCAGCAATACCCGTTATTCAATTAACACAGGCCAGAATCAGGTTTTCCTGAATAATAATTTTGGCGGTGATCTGACGGTGAAGCTGCCCCATGATTTTTATATTAACACGACGCTGAATTACCGGGTCAATAAAAATGATCTGCTCAATTTTGATCAACGTATTCCACTGCTAAATGCCTCGATTTATCATATTCTGGGTAAAGCCAAGCGGGCTGAGATCCGGCTGTCGTCGGTTGATTTGCTCAATCGGAACATAGCTATTTCGGCAAATGCCAGCCAGAATTACGCGCAATATGAACGCACCCAAACACTGGCCCGCTATTTTATGCTTGGCTTTACCTATAATATGCGTGGCGTTACAGCGAAGATGCGCCGGGATGGATTTTAATGGTTAGTTGTGGTTAATGGATTGACTATCTTTTAGATATGAAAAATTTTATAATGTTTATTATGCTGCTGATGAGCGTATCGGCAGTAGCCCAGCAAACAGAAGGCGTTGTTACCTACGAACGGAAAACATACTGGACAAAAATTTACTCCCGGATGACGTACCTGAGTCAGGAACAAAAAGACCGTATTGCTCAGACCTGGAAGAATGACGAAGAGAATAAGGAGAAAATGAAACTGACATTTAACCAGGATGCGAGTCTGTATACCTATGTCAACGAGATGGGAAGCACAGATGATGGTCGATATACATGGCGTAATCAGGAGTTGCTTCTATACCGAAATTTCGCCAAAGAACAGAAAACTGACGTCGTAGAAATGTTGGGAAAGACCTATGTCATTGACGATTCACTACATACACCCGTTTGGAAAATAGGCAATCAGATCAAAGATATTGCCGGGTATATATGCATGAAGGCTGAATCAGAAGATCCAATTAAAAAGCAGAAAATTACGGCCTGGTTCGCGCAGGACATTCCGGTTTCGGCTGGTCCAGAGCGGTACAATGGTTTACCGGGACTTATTCTGGAATTGAATCTGAATGATGGCGACGTTGTCATTGAAGCTACAAACGTGACGTTCAGAAAATTAACACCCGACGAACTGAAACTACCCAAGCTCAAGGGCAAGAAAATTAACGATGTCGCCTACGACGAACTTATCCGCCAGCATATTGCCGAAAGCATGACCGCTCACCGGAACCCCTATTGGGCCATTCGGTATTGATAATTTTTTGTAAAATAGTAATGATGAATGAGCGAAAGCCATTGCCGAACAAACTCTTTGGCAATGGCTTTCGCTCATTCACGCAGGGCGGGTAATTCTATCGTAAACACTGATAGGCCAGGCTTTCATGGCTACGACAAGTGGCATGGGATATTTCCAGACTTACCCGGCTTTTTCTGAAGGGAGGGGTTCGTATAACATGCCTGTGCAAAGACAATATTTTCGGCCAGTACGGGCCAGAATATCACAGTTTTTGCAGGACGAACATTGATTCCAGAAGCGGTCATCCTGGGGTAGTTCGCTGAAGGCTACCGGCCGAAATCCTAACTGGCTATTGAGATTCATAACGGCCTGGCCAGTTGTAATGCTAAATAGTTTAGCCTTTGGGAAAAGGCAGCGACTTAAGCTAAAGAGCGCTCGTTTAATCTGCTGAGCAATCCCGTGTCGACGAAAATCGGGTGCCACAATGAGACCGGAATGAGAAACAAACTGT
This window harbors:
- the hisB gene encoding bifunctional histidinol-phosphatase/imidazoleglycerol-phosphate dehydratase HisB translates to MRKILFIDRDGTLIIEPQPDQQVDSLAKLDYIPKAISAMRKIAEETDYELVMVTNQDGLGTDSFPEDTFWPAHNKMLSTFESENISFDAVHIDRHFPRDNSLTRKPGTGMLTQYFSDAYDLANSYVIGDRLTDVQLAINLGAKAILFLPPNGLPTVQAADVSGLTDAMQNAIAFSTDDWDKIYEFLRLPARTATVERNTKETQIRVDLNLDGRGQANVHTGLGFFDHMLDQVAKHSGADLTIRVQGDLHIDEHHTIEDTALALGEAYRRALGDKRGISRYGFLLPMDEALAQVAIDFSGRPWLVWDATFRREKIGDMPTEMFYHFFKSFSDTALCNLNVKVEGDNEHHKIEAIFKAFAKAIKMAVRRDIKELDNLPSTKGVL
- a CDS encoding NYN domain-containing protein, producing the protein MPTAASRLTRIGVFYDGNYFLHVSNYYNYSHERRSRISISGLHAFIRRQVAEEEGVNERLCQIVDAHYFRGRLNAHEANQRGNQLFYDRLFDDILMSEGVVTHYLPVKTYQGYRQEKGIDVWLALEAFELAQYKKFDVVVLITSDGDYVPLIRKLNTLGSRIMVLSWDFEFLNEQGEKQVTRTSQDLLEEVSYPVAMHGMIDDRSRRNDLVIQNLFVKQQQQARPTFTAVAAASNGGSYSSSFGNGFSASGNGYDEYPHSDEPNYNVADTVDDDPEGRKISTIRSLKTGYGFINYPPNNLFFHYTSLIDTDFNELQVDDDVEFTIGQNAEGKDIAVDVRMLRP
- the pabB gene encoding aminodeoxychorismate synthase component I, with translation MNSKRVFVTDLPAFRWQALTWAITRQTREDAFVAFLTNNDISYPNDPFPNRLFVGAKRVISLSGKDTFQELYDAHCARPGFLVGYFGYDVKNELEALNSRNPDRLGFPNAYFVEPEWVIDFLENEVIVWGEGDADALMHAISLTPPSDRWGSAVTTITCRVTPDEYQANVRQIQQHILAGDVYELNYCIEFFAEHVDIDPLTVYQALNERSPMPFSSFLKLGDRYVMGASPERFLKKEGQTVLSQPIKGTIRRGKTPDEDTRLRAELLNSEKERAENLMIVDLVRNDLARSAQTGSVHVVELFGIYGFQQVYQMISTVSATLRDTVTWADAIRHAFPMGSMTGAPKIRAMELIDELEVSRRGVYSGAIGFITPDGDFDFNVVIRTLLYDSQSQYASFSVGSAITYDADPEQEWEECLLKARAIREVLERSFQ
- a CDS encoding TonB-dependent receptor domain-containing protein, which codes for MKNLFMLAVLCLFTAALYAQTGSPRFTLQGRAVDTAAAPLASSTVMLLNPKDSSLVNFTRTDEKGAFIFKNLKTGNYVLKISFVGFIPYNQVIKSGGEALIDLGLLKLKPITRELMEVVVRTAKAPLTIKGDTIEYNASSFKVPPGSTVEDLLRKLPGVQIDQDGNIRAQGQEVKRVTVDGKNFFGNDPKQATKNLQAESISKVQVFNDKTEQAKLTGVDDGKKEKTVNLELKEEFKKGGFGKVTASAGPASNDIPARGEIKGSYNKFNAKNQFSLVGLGNNTNQQGLSYNDYQDFRGSNSYNGNQNADFGFSGGNFFYYSDSGDEGLGIPVSGRQGTGFSNNVAGGINYNYDTKKKKFSSSYYYNQTRLDLSALRNQTYYLPQGQYQINETSNQLNFNGNHRVSLRYETQLDSVNTLVFINNSRLGNGNANLDRIQDLDRNNGVTTQNTTKNASTQRQIASSSSLIYRLKMKKKGRSFAASATYEINTNDANLKLDASNQFSQPTSVNETLRLIRQDQGTNSHRSEYKASLQYVEPFAKKFFWETFYNFSLRYDEVDRDVIDRGENNSDRVRNDSLSLYYKNNYIYNRLGSSIRYTFKGLNISGGLAVQRFTLNGQFARDQTSPLLGEINRVFTTVIPNVNLNYDLKNNRYLYGGYNVSVQIPTSRDLQPVTNNSNPLFINKGNPNLLPQLGHNLNIGFNYFNPGSFINLYIGVNGTQYVNQIVYSRNTDAQTLITTIQPENLSGGRMIGSYLGFGFPLKKTKATLDLNANLNFSTNPATINNVTNETRGQNYGFGTRLSLTPTDWLTFYGNANIGISNTRYSINTGQNQVFLNNNFGGDLTVKLPHDFYINTTLNYRVNKNDLLNFDQRIPLLNASIYHILGKAKRAEIRLSSVDLLNRNIAISANASQNYAQYERTQTLARYFMLGFTYNMRGVTAKMRRDGF
- a CDS encoding GLPGLI family protein, with amino-acid sequence MKNFIMFIMLLMSVSAVAQQTEGVVTYERKTYWTKIYSRMTYLSQEQKDRIAQTWKNDEENKEKMKLTFNQDASLYTYVNEMGSTDDGRYTWRNQELLLYRNFAKEQKTDVVEMLGKTYVIDDSLHTPVWKIGNQIKDIAGYICMKAESEDPIKKQKITAWFAQDIPVSAGPERYNGLPGLILELNLNDGDVVIEATNVTFRKLTPDELKLPKLKGKKINDVAYDELIRQHIAESMTAHRNPYWAIRY
- a CDS encoding GNAT family N-acetyltransferase, encoding METDITITVATKAHLIYVDSICRTIAESAQARGTGIAGRSAAYLRQKMLDGKAIIATLKNGQWAGFAYLDVWDNGQFVSHSGLIVAPDFRRHGIAQQIKRALFSLSRCLFPKAKLFSITTGQAVMNLNSQLGFRPVAFSELPQDDRFWNQCSSCKNCDILARTGRKYCLCTGMLYEPLPSEKAG